Genomic window (Roseivirga sp. 4D4):
CTGATGATAAATTGAAGACCATCAAAACGATGCAGTCTAATGGTCAAAATGTGATGATGGTGGGGGATGGTCTCAACGATGCGGGAGCATTGCAACAAAGCAATGTTGGTATGGCAGTATCTGAAGACATTTCGAATTTCTCACCGGCTTGTGATGCCATTATGCATGCTAGAACATTTCATCGCTTGGATTCGATCATTGACTTAGCTAAAGGTAGCAAGCGGGTTATCTATGCAAGTTTCTTTTTGAGCCTTGCTTATAATATTGTTGGTCTCAGTATAGCAGTTGCTGGTTGGCTAACACCTTTGGTGGCGGCCATACTAATGCCACTGAGTAGTGTGTCTATTGTGGTTTTAACCACTCTTTTTGTAAAAATTCTTTCCCATAAACTCAAGTTGTAATGTCAGTGATTCTTGTGCTCATTATTACCAGTATTGTTGTTGCCGTAGTGTTTCTCGGTGCGTTTTTCTGGGCAGTGAAGTCTGGGCAGTATGATGATACCTATTCGCCCTCGGTAAGAATGCTTTTTGAAGAAAAGACCAAAAAGAAGGATTAGGGCATGAGCAAATTCGAAGAAGATTTAATCGCAAAATACGACAAGCCTGTACCTCGGTATACGAGCTACCCTACGGTACCTGATTGGAACTTGGAGGCTTTCGAGAAGGAGGAATACCTGGAGGGACTTTCAAAGAGCTTTGCAGTGAACAACGATGAAGGCCTGAGTCTTTACATTCACCTGCCTTATTGCGAGAGCCTTTGCACCTATTGTGGTTGTAATACACATATATCGGTGAATCATCAGGTCGAATACCCATATATACAGGCGCTCTTGAAAGAGTGGCGAATGTACTTAAAGCTTTTCAAGCAACGCCCAAAGCTCAAGGAGATTCATTTAGGCGGAGGAACACCCACTTTCTTTTCGGCTGACAACCTCAGGTATTTGATCGAGGAAATTAAGACATCGGTTGAACTGCTTCCGGGTTATGAATTCAGCTTTGAGGGGCACCCCAATAACACGACCTACGAACACTTGAAGGTGCTAAAGGAAGTAGGCTTCTCCAGAGTTAGCTTTGGGATTCAGGATTTTGACATTAAAGTCCAGAAAGCGATCAACCGAGTACAACCCTTTGATCAAGTGGAGAAAGTGACACATTGGGCGAGAGCTTTGGGCTATCACTCGATCAATTTTGACCTTATTTACGGGCTTCCCTTTCAGAAGGAATCTTCGATCAAAGACACAATCGAAAAGGTAAATACTCTTCGGCCAGATCGGATAGCATTTTATTCCTATGCGCATGTGCCTTGGAAGCGACCTGGCCAGCGAGCATATGACGAGGCAGATCTT
Coding sequences:
- the ccoS gene encoding cbb3-type cytochrome oxidase assembly protein CcoS — protein: MSVILVLIITSIVVAVVFLGAFFWAVKSGQYDDTYSPSVRMLFEEKTKKKD
- the hemN gene encoding oxygen-independent coproporphyrinogen III oxidase, whose product is MSKFEEDLIAKYDKPVPRYTSYPTVPDWNLEAFEKEEYLEGLSKSFAVNNDEGLSLYIHLPYCESLCTYCGCNTHISVNHQVEYPYIQALLKEWRMYLKLFKQRPKLKEIHLGGGTPTFFSADNLRYLIEEIKTSVELLPGYEFSFEGHPNNTTYEHLKVLKEVGFSRVSFGIQDFDIKVQKAINRVQPFDQVEKVTHWARALGYHSINFDLIYGLPFQKESSIKDTIEKVNTLRPDRIAFYSYAHVPWKRPGQRAYDEADLPDPSLKRKLNVIGQNLLRDNGYLPIGMDHFALPEDNLVKAFEEGRLHRNFMGYTTSNGQLLIGLGVSSISDTSYGYAQNAKSVKGYLMHIERGELPIVKGHTMSDNDRKIKRELLAVACEQKIQTKEALKLYSEQRERLEDLVSDGLLEKTADGFEVTLTGTQFLRNICALFDPNFGKQKGSKVFSQSV